One segment of Radiobacillus kanasensis DNA contains the following:
- a CDS encoding YfkD famly protein gives MKQKLLIAIVALFVTVLVPFSVGAKEEKPKDKENKELPSHVLNISKENTYPNSTKDEVTLEPSELVKELIEEAEVKIQNPDLIKMLNETSLDPSPIAFGYRGMVYLGHWPLHYESTESNINWEYQKVNTNEVNNLGGKKQETMSYNQQEEKHVKGGLTAKIDKPDQIKRMMILDAKKNIELPLSFHTVVGKDTKKENSYSVPMKKIGQLDAYAPAVSEKGKVTFGEVYLKLKGSKKKIVIKNVTKQGIGAWIPIQDHLSFSFNLK, from the coding sequence ATGAAACAGAAACTTTTGATAGCAATAGTAGCGCTGTTCGTCACTGTTTTAGTTCCATTTTCAGTTGGAGCTAAAGAGGAAAAGCCTAAGGATAAAGAGAACAAAGAATTACCGAGCCATGTTTTAAATATTTCTAAAGAAAATACGTATCCGAATTCCACAAAGGACGAGGTTACGCTAGAACCGAGTGAACTCGTTAAAGAACTAATTGAAGAAGCAGAAGTAAAAATACAAAATCCAGATCTCATTAAAATGTTGAATGAGACCTCGCTTGACCCGTCCCCTATTGCGTTTGGGTACCGAGGTATGGTCTATTTAGGTCACTGGCCACTTCATTATGAATCAACAGAGTCCAATATTAATTGGGAGTATCAGAAAGTTAATACAAATGAAGTGAATAATCTTGGTGGAAAGAAGCAAGAAACAATGAGCTATAATCAACAAGAAGAAAAACACGTAAAAGGCGGATTAACAGCCAAGATTGACAAACCAGACCAGATTAAGCGAATGATGATTTTAGATGCGAAGAAGAACATTGAATTACCATTGTCATTCCACACAGTGGTCGGAAAAGATACAAAAAAAGAGAATTCTTATTCCGTTCCGATGAAGAAAATCGGACAGTTAGATGCGTATGCACCTGCTGTGAGTGAAAAAGGGAAAGTGACATTCGGTGAAGTGTATTTAAAATTGAAAGGATCCAAGAAGAAAATCGTGATTAAAAATGTAACGAAGCAAGGAATTGGAGCATGGATTCCGATTCAAGATCACTTATCATTTTCCTTTAATTTAAAATAA
- a CDS encoding SE1561 family protein: MNQTDDKLVELKSYLSRFLEKLDTMNPDQTSLDDVDQLLNIISKMEDKLK, from the coding sequence ATGAATCAAACCGATGACAAATTAGTGGAATTAAAGAGCTATCTTTCTCGATTTTTAGAGAAGTTAGATACAATGAATCCCGATCAAACATCTTTAGACGATGTGGATCAGTTGTTAAACATTATAAGCAAAATGGAGGATAAATTGAAGTAA
- a CDS encoding amino acid ABC transporter permease, with amino-acid sequence MKIFENLTFGGFFDVKLAWESLPFLLSGLPLTLAISFLSMGMGLLLGLFLALGRHSQYFFFRWPARVYISFMRGTPILVFLFILYVGLPYVGIELSGFVAATLGFGLNSAAYIAEINRAALNSVPSGQWESARALGFKYWTTLKSIILPQATRIAIPPLTNVFLDIVKATSLAAVITVPELFQKAQIVGGRTFDQMTMMVLVALIYWPVCSIIAIFQERLEKRFSRYL; translated from the coding sequence ATGAAGATATTCGAAAATCTAACATTCGGAGGATTTTTTGATGTAAAGCTTGCATGGGAGAGTTTACCCTTCTTGTTGTCGGGTCTCCCGTTAACACTTGCTATTTCGTTTCTTTCGATGGGAATGGGTCTTCTGTTAGGCCTGTTCCTAGCCTTAGGGAGACACTCGCAATATTTCTTTTTTCGCTGGCCTGCTAGAGTGTATATCTCTTTCATGCGCGGGACGCCGATTCTCGTGTTTTTATTTATTTTATATGTGGGTCTTCCTTACGTTGGAATTGAGTTATCGGGATTTGTAGCTGCCACTCTTGGATTTGGTTTAAATAGCGCAGCCTATATAGCAGAGATTAACAGGGCAGCTTTGAATAGTGTGCCAAGTGGTCAGTGGGAATCAGCTCGTGCGTTAGGGTTTAAGTACTGGACAACATTGAAGTCCATCATTTTACCCCAGGCGACCAGAATTGCAATTCCCCCGTTAACAAATGTTTTTTTGGATATCGTAAAGGCGACTTCTCTTGCAGCCGTCATTACGGTTCCTGAGCTATTTCAGAAAGCTCAAATTGTTGGAGGAAGAACGTTTGATCAAATGACCATGATGGTTCTGGTCGCTTTGATTTATTGGCCCGTATGTTCAATCATAGCAATATTTCAAGAGAGACTGGAAAAACGATTCAGTCGATATCTGTAA
- a CDS encoding mechanosensitive ion channel family protein → MNFFDSPFFKHPVTQIAIGVIFTVILVLVLRRIIHSLFKRTDFISEKKEKTIESMVNSIVQYAATFGLIVYVLYVFDIEVGKILAGAGVLGLIIGFGAQNLVKDWLAGIFLLYEKQLQQGDWIKVNNLYSGIVEDVGLRSIKIRQWSGELLILSNGQIQTVQNYNFDKMRVIEQVTVSFYEDPRRIFSVLEDACERLNQELHEFLKKDLTGKPVEPFQIYGMTALNDQYRGYQYAVIGLCDDLVYWTAAKETRRILAETMYDHKIQMAEQHIEYRPKEQRET, encoded by the coding sequence ATGAACTTTTTTGATAGTCCTTTTTTCAAACACCCCGTCACACAAATAGCAATTGGTGTCATCTTTACGGTTATACTAGTTCTAGTTTTAAGAAGAATCATTCACTCCCTTTTTAAGCGAACAGATTTCATATCTGAGAAAAAAGAGAAAACGATTGAATCCATGGTAAACTCCATCGTTCAATATGCCGCAACTTTCGGACTTATTGTGTACGTTCTTTATGTGTTTGATATAGAAGTTGGAAAGATTTTAGCAGGGGCTGGTGTATTAGGTTTAATTATCGGGTTTGGTGCACAAAACCTAGTGAAAGACTGGCTAGCTGGTATTTTTCTTCTTTATGAAAAGCAGCTACAGCAAGGTGATTGGATCAAAGTTAATAACCTGTATTCGGGTATTGTTGAAGACGTGGGTCTTCGTTCTATCAAGATTCGTCAATGGTCAGGGGAATTACTCATTTTAAGTAATGGCCAAATTCAAACGGTACAAAATTATAATTTCGATAAGATGCGTGTGATTGAACAAGTAACCGTAAGTTTTTACGAGGATCCAAGACGGATATTTTCCGTATTAGAAGATGCCTGTGAGCGTCTCAATCAAGAGCTTCATGAGTTCTTAAAAAAAGATTTAACAGGAAAGCCGGTTGAACCTTTCCAAATTTACGGTATGACAGCATTAAATGATCAATACCGTGGCTACCAATATGCGGTGATTGGATTGTGTGATGATCTAGTCTATTGGACAGCAGCAAAAGAGACACGCCGAATTTTAGCGGAAACGATGTACGACCACAAGATCCAAATGGCTGAACAGCATATTGAGTACCGCCCAAAGGAGCAAAGAGAAACGTGA
- a CDS encoding MFS transporter gives MEIKSVRFWILISLVTISGFSQGMLLPLLAIILEQNGVSSSVNGLHATGLYIGVLIASPFMEKPMQKLGYKPIILIGGALVVISLAVFPLWQALWFWFILRILIGIGDHMLHFGTQTWITTTSAAEKRGRNIAFYGLFFSLGFAIGPTTTQLLKINESLPFILSSILCFSVWILMFFVRNEWTKEEETIDTTGTKTSLGRFWKAWKLAWVALLPPFAYGVLESTLNGIFPIYGLRLGHDVSMLSIILPCFAAASMITQIPLGILSDKIGRKKLLLFVIGGGILTFYIAAFVENSAVGLLITFSLAGMLVGSVYSLGISYMTDLLPKTLLPAGNIMCGIAFSIGSISGPYLGGLYIDLMPNSSFFYVIMALLLIVFIAIAVKKADNPSTIPIEAH, from the coding sequence ATGGAGATCAAAAGTGTTCGCTTCTGGATACTTATTAGCTTGGTAACCATATCCGGATTTTCACAAGGAATGTTATTGCCATTATTAGCGATTATTTTGGAGCAAAATGGAGTGTCCTCCTCCGTCAATGGCCTTCATGCTACGGGATTATACATAGGGGTGTTAATAGCATCTCCTTTCATGGAAAAACCGATGCAAAAGCTAGGCTATAAACCGATTATTTTAATTGGCGGGGCTTTGGTCGTTATATCTCTTGCTGTATTTCCACTTTGGCAGGCGTTATGGTTCTGGTTTATTTTACGGATCTTGATTGGAATAGGGGATCACATGCTCCACTTCGGTACCCAAACTTGGATCACAACCACATCCGCTGCCGAGAAACGGGGACGCAACATCGCCTTTTACGGACTGTTTTTTAGTCTTGGCTTCGCGATTGGTCCAACGACGACACAATTGTTAAAAATAAATGAAAGCTTACCTTTTATTCTTTCATCTATATTATGCTTTTCCGTTTGGATCCTTATGTTTTTTGTTCGAAATGAATGGACGAAAGAAGAGGAAACGATTGATACAACTGGAACAAAAACTTCTTTAGGTCGATTTTGGAAAGCGTGGAAGCTTGCTTGGGTCGCACTGCTCCCACCGTTCGCTTACGGAGTTTTAGAGTCCACTTTAAATGGAATTTTCCCAATTTACGGGTTACGTCTTGGTCATGATGTAAGCATGCTCTCGATTATCCTGCCTTGTTTTGCTGCAGCTAGTATGATTACGCAAATTCCATTGGGCATCTTAAGTGATAAGATTGGCCGCAAAAAGCTATTATTGTTCGTTATTGGCGGCGGGATTTTGACCTTTTATATAGCTGCTTTTGTAGAAAACTCAGCAGTTGGGTTACTCATCACCTTTTCCCTTGCCGGGATGCTTGTTGGTTCTGTGTACTCGCTTGGAATTTCTTATATGACCGATCTATTACCAAAAACACTGCTTCCAGCTGGAAATATCATGTGTGGAATTGCTTTTAGCATTGGCAGTATTTCCGGTCCTTATTTAGGTGGCTTATACATCGATTTAATGCCAAACTCATCTTTTTTCTATGTGATCATGGCATTGCTGTTAATCGTGTTTATTGCTATAGCAGTCAAAAAAGCCGACAATCCATCTACCATTCCCATCGAAGCCCATTAA